A genomic region of Mycobacterium sp. Aquia_213 contains the following coding sequences:
- a CDS encoding coniferyl aldehyde dehydrogenase, with translation MLARQRHAFVADGPPALALRRNRIDRLMALVLDNTDAFVDAMAADFGTRSKAATLFTEVIGMISVIEHTRTHVAQWMRATKLMRAAGLFGLRAEVQPSPLGVVGIIGPWNFPLNLVILPAATAFAAGNRVMIKMSEITSHTAELMKATAPKYFDADELEIVTGGPDVAAIFSTLPFDHLFFTGSPSVGALVQRAAAQNLVPVTLELGGKNPVVVAPGANIRRSAARIAQGRMVNGGQVCVCPDYVFVPDDQIDTFVGAARETLRDMFPNIVANDDYCSSVNQANFDRVVGLIDDARANGATVETVAPEGELLPDRGSRKIAPTIVRDIDDTMKIASEEIFGPVLVVKGYSRLGEAIDYINARPAPLVAYWYGPDDADFRDFVCNTRSGGVARNDFAAQMIPSAAPFGGVGRSGMGAYHGKAGFDAFSHHRSVVGSDLPFSVTGSAAPPFGKSMRMYADAMMRVTRARTRRRLKGGPRA, from the coding sequence ATCCTGGCCAGGCAGCGCCACGCCTTCGTCGCCGACGGACCGCCGGCCCTGGCGCTGCGCCGCAACCGGATCGACCGGCTGATGGCGCTGGTCCTCGACAACACCGACGCGTTCGTCGACGCGATGGCGGCCGATTTCGGCACCCGGTCCAAGGCGGCAACGTTGTTCACCGAGGTCATCGGCATGATCTCGGTGATCGAGCACACGAGAACCCATGTTGCTCAATGGATGCGGGCGACCAAGCTGATGCGCGCGGCCGGACTGTTCGGGCTGCGGGCCGAGGTCCAGCCGTCGCCGCTCGGAGTGGTCGGCATCATCGGTCCGTGGAACTTCCCGCTCAATCTCGTGATTCTCCCGGCCGCGACCGCGTTCGCCGCGGGCAATCGGGTGATGATCAAGATGTCGGAGATCACCTCGCACACCGCCGAGTTGATGAAGGCGACCGCGCCAAAATACTTCGATGCCGACGAACTCGAGATCGTCACCGGCGGACCCGACGTCGCCGCGATCTTTTCGACGCTGCCGTTCGATCATCTGTTCTTCACCGGGTCGCCCTCGGTCGGTGCGTTGGTGCAGCGGGCGGCCGCGCAGAACCTGGTGCCGGTGACGCTGGAGCTTGGCGGCAAGAACCCCGTCGTCGTCGCACCCGGTGCGAACATCCGTCGATCCGCCGCCCGGATCGCGCAGGGCCGCATGGTCAACGGTGGACAGGTGTGCGTCTGCCCCGATTACGTCTTCGTTCCCGACGACCAGATCGACACGTTCGTCGGCGCCGCGCGGGAGACGCTGCGCGACATGTTCCCCAACATCGTCGCCAACGACGACTACTGCTCGAGTGTCAATCAGGCCAATTTCGACCGAGTCGTCGGCCTGATCGACGACGCACGGGCCAACGGCGCCACCGTGGAAACCGTTGCGCCGGAGGGGGAGCTATTGCCCGACCGGGGCTCGCGCAAGATCGCACCGACCATTGTGCGCGACATCGACGACACCATGAAGATCGCCAGCGAAGAGATCTTCGGTCCGGTCCTTGTGGTCAAGGGATATTCGCGCCTGGGCGAGGCCATCGACTACATCAATGCGCGGCCCGCGCCACTGGTGGCGTACTGGTATGGACCCGACGACGCCGACTTCCGCGACTTCGTCTGCAACACCCGCAGCGGTGGTGTTGCCCGCAACGACTTTGCCGCACAGATGATTCCGTCGGCAGCGCCGTTCGGCGGCGTGGGGCGCAGCGGGATGGGCGCCTATCACGGCAAGGCCGGTTTCGATGCGTTCAGCCATCACCGGTCGGTGGTCGGCAGCGATCTGCCGTTCAGCGTCACCGGCAGTGCCGCCCCGCCGTTCGGGAAGTCGATGCGGATGTATGCCGACGCCATGATGCGCGTGACGCGGGCCCGTACCCGCCGCCGGCTCAAGGGCGGTCCGCGCGCCTAG
- a CDS encoding SDR family NAD(P)-dependent oxidoreductase — MKYQDRVAVVTGAGSGIGRALTYALTQDGAHVAASDIDKASLAQTQAMCRSGQVTTYQVDVADRDAVCGYAEDVRRDLGPTSMLFNNAGVDLFASVADMSWKDFDWLVGINIGGVVSGTKAFLPQLIESGTTERPARLVNLSSAFGLIAVPYQGAYSTSKFAVRGFTEALRQEMIMERHPVTVHCVHPGVVRTNFGTNMRTAETEDPEQAAKYFGRMALTSPEKAARTILRGAEKNRARILIGADGRVMAALPRLLGVGYVDLMARAARLNPNAR; from the coding sequence ATGAAGTATCAGGATCGTGTCGCCGTTGTCACCGGTGCCGGGTCGGGAATCGGGCGCGCCCTGACCTACGCGCTCACCCAGGACGGGGCGCACGTCGCGGCATCCGACATCGACAAGGCGAGTCTGGCGCAGACACAGGCGATGTGCCGGTCCGGCCAGGTGACCACCTATCAGGTCGACGTCGCCGACCGTGACGCGGTATGCGGGTACGCCGAAGACGTCCGCCGCGATCTCGGGCCCACCTCGATGTTGTTCAACAACGCCGGAGTCGACCTGTTCGCCAGCGTGGCAGACATGTCCTGGAAGGATTTCGACTGGCTCGTCGGCATCAATATCGGCGGCGTGGTCAGCGGGACCAAGGCCTTCCTGCCGCAGCTGATCGAATCCGGAACTACCGAGCGGCCCGCGCGGTTGGTCAACCTGTCCAGTGCGTTCGGCCTGATCGCGGTCCCCTACCAAGGCGCTTACAGCACTTCGAAATTCGCGGTGCGCGGCTTCACCGAGGCACTGCGCCAGGAGATGATCATGGAGCGACATCCGGTGACCGTGCATTGCGTGCACCCGGGTGTCGTGCGCACCAACTTCGGGACCAACATGCGCACCGCGGAGACCGAGGATCCCGAGCAAGCGGCGAAATACTTCGGGCGGATGGCACTGACGTCGCCGGAGAAGGCCGCCCGGACCATCCTGCGCGGAGCCGAGAAGAACCGCGCCAGAATCCTGATCGGAGCCGACGGTCGGGTGATGGCGGCGTTGCCGAGGCTACTGGGTGTCGGCTACGTCGACCTGATGGCGCGCGCGGCGAGGTTGAATCCCAACGCGCGCTAG
- a CDS encoding SRPBCC family protein, whose amino-acid sequence MTVLHKGETLSASVELRASAEEVYALIANVTRIPEWSPETRRAQWLGPDSFRAWNHRRLGRWRTDANVVDAVVGQRFSFVVQVLGGDWTQWTYLIEPGSAAGTTRLTEMFEMCVELPFSVLLFERLALLVWDRRTDLQRNLEISLDRIRTILEAGVKA is encoded by the coding sequence ATGACAGTGCTGCACAAGGGCGAGACGCTGAGCGCGTCGGTCGAATTGCGAGCCTCGGCCGAGGAGGTCTACGCGCTCATCGCGAATGTCACGCGCATCCCCGAGTGGAGTCCGGAGACCCGCCGCGCGCAGTGGTTGGGGCCGGACAGTTTTCGGGCGTGGAACCACCGTCGGCTTGGGCGCTGGCGCACCGACGCCAACGTCGTCGACGCCGTTGTAGGGCAGAGGTTTTCGTTTGTCGTCCAGGTGCTGGGCGGGGATTGGACCCAGTGGACCTACCTCATCGAACCGGGTTCGGCCGCCGGGACCACGCGCCTGACCGAGATGTTCGAGATGTGCGTTGAATTGCCGTTCTCTGTGCTGCTTTTCGAACGCCTCGCGCTGTTGGTCTGGGACCGCCGGACAGACCTGCAGCGCAACCTCGAAATCTCATTGGACCGGATCCGCACGATCCTGGAAGCGGGAGTGAAAGCATGA
- a CDS encoding acyl-CoA synthetase: MSETATQFTVPAVAKAVAATIGDRDLLIQGNQRFSYAQTIERSNRLASYLHTRGLGCHTERSALAGHEVGQDLLGLYAYNGNEFVESLLGAFAARVAPFNVNFRYVKSELQYLLADSGATALVYHAAFAPRVAEVLPELPRLRVLIQIADDSGNDLVHGAVDYDSIIGSSPAGPPPVAHSPDDLYVLYTGGTTGMPKGVLWRQHDIFMTSFGGRNLMTGEPAGSVDEIVERVAASTATKLMILPPLIHGAAQWSVMTALTTGQSVVFPSVVDHLDAEDVVRTIERERVSVVTVVGDAMARPLLAAVEKGIADVSSLAVIANGGAVLTPYVKQRLIEALPNVLVVDGVGSSETGAQMHHLSTSGAVSTGTFNAGPDAFVAAEDLSSILPPGHDGIGWLAQRGYIPLGYQGDAAKTAATFPVIDGVRYAVPGDRARHRADASIELLGRDSVTINSGGEKIFVEEVETAIASHPAVADVVVAARPSERWGQEVVAVVALAEGAHADADELVTHAAQSLARYKLPKAIVFRPVIERSPSGKADYRWAREQAVGG, encoded by the coding sequence ATGTCAGAAACCGCAACACAATTCACGGTACCCGCCGTCGCCAAGGCGGTCGCGGCCACGATCGGCGACCGCGACCTGCTGATCCAGGGCAACCAGCGATTCAGCTACGCCCAGACCATCGAGCGATCCAACCGGCTGGCCTCGTATCTGCACACCCGGGGCCTTGGCTGCCACACCGAGCGCTCGGCCCTTGCCGGCCACGAAGTGGGCCAGGACCTGTTGGGCCTGTACGCTTACAACGGAAACGAATTCGTCGAGTCGTTGCTCGGCGCCTTCGCGGCCCGCGTCGCCCCGTTCAACGTCAACTTCCGCTACGTCAAGAGCGAGCTGCAATATCTGCTCGCTGACTCGGGTGCCACCGCGTTGGTCTACCACGCCGCATTCGCGCCACGGGTGGCCGAAGTCCTGCCCGAGCTGCCGAGGCTACGCGTGCTGATCCAGATCGCCGACGACTCCGGCAACGACTTGGTGCACGGCGCAGTCGATTACGACAGCATCATCGGTTCCAGCCCAGCCGGGCCACCGCCGGTAGCGCACTCCCCCGACGACCTTTACGTCCTGTACACGGGCGGCACCACGGGAATGCCGAAGGGTGTGCTGTGGCGCCAGCACGACATCTTCATGACATCGTTCGGCGGGCGCAATCTGATGACCGGCGAGCCGGCCGGCTCGGTCGACGAGATCGTGGAACGCGTCGCCGCCAGCACCGCCACCAAGTTGATGATCTTGCCGCCACTGATCCACGGCGCAGCGCAGTGGAGCGTGATGACCGCCCTGACCACCGGGCAATCCGTCGTCTTCCCTTCCGTCGTCGACCATTTGGATGCCGAGGACGTGGTCCGCACGATCGAGCGAGAGCGAGTATCGGTGGTGACCGTAGTCGGCGACGCGATGGCCCGTCCGCTGCTCGCGGCCGTCGAGAAGGGTATCGCCGACGTGTCGTCGCTGGCGGTGATCGCCAATGGTGGCGCCGTGCTGACCCCGTATGTCAAGCAGCGCTTGATCGAAGCGCTGCCCAACGTCCTTGTGGTGGATGGTGTCGGATCCTCGGAGACCGGCGCGCAGATGCATCACCTGTCGACGTCCGGCGCGGTGTCCACCGGCACCTTCAACGCCGGCCCGGACGCCTTCGTGGCGGCCGAGGATCTGTCGTCGATCCTGCCGCCGGGACACGACGGGATCGGCTGGCTGGCCCAGCGCGGTTACATTCCGCTCGGGTACCAGGGCGACGCGGCCAAGACCGCAGCGACCTTCCCGGTCATCGACGGGGTGCGCTACGCGGTTCCGGGCGATCGGGCACGCCACCGCGCGGACGCCAGCATCGAGTTGCTGGGCCGTGATTCGGTGACGATCAATTCCGGGGGCGAGAAGATCTTCGTCGAGGAGGTTGAAACCGCGATCGCGTCGCATCCCGCGGTGGCCGACGTGGTGGTCGCGGCACGCCCCAGCGAACGTTGGGGCCAGGAGGTCGTCGCCGTCGTCGCGCTGGCCGAGGGGGCGCACGCCGATGCCGACGAATTGGTCACGCACGCAGCGCAATCGCTGGCTCGCTACAAGCTTCCCAAGGCGATCGTCTTCCGTCCCGTGATCGAGCGCAGTCCGTCGGGCAAGGCCGACTATCGCTGGGCGCGCGAGCAGGCCGTCGGCGGCTGA
- a CDS encoding PaaI family thioesterase: MTDTASGTRGGFPQISPVENAPPELGRFAAAMRRLQDLTVSTNPDSSIWASAAQLVENASALLDGHQAPEHVAPAGRVLELPGLGHPLLPPWTLTESGPDGVTMHGHFTRSHVGGNNAVHGGMIPLFYDWLFGMVVSTAGIRPTRTAYLHVDYRKITPIDEPLIAQGRISDTDGRKVFISSTMTSADGSLLSEANGLMVRLLPHQP, encoded by the coding sequence ATGACCGACACCGCCTCCGGCACCCGCGGCGGGTTTCCGCAAATCTCGCCGGTCGAAAACGCACCGCCCGAACTAGGCCGATTCGCTGCGGCGATGCGCCGTTTGCAGGATCTGACGGTGTCCACCAACCCGGACAGCTCGATCTGGGCAAGCGCCGCACAGCTCGTCGAAAACGCGTCCGCCTTGCTCGACGGCCACCAGGCTCCGGAGCACGTGGCACCCGCCGGCCGCGTCCTCGAACTGCCCGGGCTCGGGCATCCGCTGCTACCGCCGTGGACCCTGACGGAATCCGGACCCGACGGCGTCACGATGCACGGGCACTTCACCCGGTCCCACGTGGGCGGCAACAACGCCGTGCACGGCGGCATGATCCCGCTGTTCTACGACTGGCTGTTCGGCATGGTGGTTTCCACCGCGGGCATTCGCCCGACCCGCACCGCGTACCTGCACGTCGACTACCGCAAGATCACCCCGATCGACGAACCATTGATCGCACAAGGCCGCATCAGCGATACCGACGGCCGGAAAGTCTTCATCTCCTCGACGATGACATCGGCCGATGGATCGCTGCTCAGCGAAGCCAACGGCCTGATGGTCCGCCTGCTACCCCACCAGCCGTGA
- a CDS encoding cysteine hydrolase codes for MSRRLVDVLEPGRTAIVAQECQGAVIGPDAGLAMLAEEARREALPNIVRLLPAARAAGVPIVHCLVQRRRDGLGSNHNAKIFTMSRGAVDIAPGTPGAEVLPELGPQPSDLVLRRWHGVGPMGGTDLDAVLRNLGVSTIVVVGVSLNIAIPNLVMDAVNAAYRVVIPADAVAGIPTEYGAAMIANTLSLLATITTTDDLLQVWQQQAKGSS; via the coding sequence ATGAGCCGCCGACTCGTCGACGTCCTCGAGCCCGGACGTACCGCGATCGTCGCCCAGGAGTGCCAGGGTGCGGTCATCGGCCCCGATGCCGGGTTGGCCATGCTCGCCGAGGAAGCGCGACGCGAGGCGCTGCCCAACATCGTGCGGCTGCTGCCGGCCGCGCGGGCGGCCGGCGTGCCCATCGTGCACTGCTTGGTGCAACGGCGCCGCGACGGGCTGGGGTCCAACCACAACGCCAAGATCTTCACCATGAGTCGCGGCGCGGTCGACATCGCCCCGGGCACACCGGGAGCCGAAGTGCTTCCCGAATTAGGGCCCCAACCAAGCGATCTGGTGCTGCGCAGGTGGCACGGCGTGGGACCGATGGGCGGCACCGACCTCGACGCGGTACTGCGCAACCTCGGGGTGTCCACGATCGTCGTGGTCGGTGTTTCGCTGAACATCGCGATCCCCAACCTGGTGATGGATGCGGTCAACGCGGCCTACCGCGTCGTCATCCCCGCCGACGCCGTGGCGGGCATCCCCACCGAGTACGGTGCTGCGATGATAGCCAACACGCTGTCGCTGCTGGCAACGATCACCACGACCGACGATCTGCTCCAGGTATGGCAGCAGCAGGCCAAAGGATCCTCATGA
- a CDS encoding Rieske 2Fe-2S domain-containing protein, with protein MKVPFTWKVTGWFMVGWSPEFPVGEVRPLQYFGEDLVAYRDESGELHVLEAHCKHLGAHIGHGGKVIGDCVECPFHGWRWGPDGTNRYIPYQPDRPNRALRLKSYPVQEQYDCVFIWHHPDGKEPQWEMPDIFRKFPQFETDPAGYYRAYPEFSRRAEREPVHPQIVAENAPDSAHFEYVHHATVTPRVLDWKIVDQEWQFIAGWPDARSDNPDDLALRFHSHLFGLGGAISVFEGAQNHRLIFTCTPVDDEVSDLFYSIWWPRIPGDDSDVPQGKLRDVIEKQFLSTVFDDLQIWRYQKYVEHPALSKVDAKGYMALRKWATQFYDVPA; from the coding sequence GTGAAAGTCCCGTTTACCTGGAAGGTCACCGGGTGGTTCATGGTCGGGTGGTCCCCGGAATTCCCCGTTGGCGAAGTGCGGCCGCTGCAGTACTTCGGCGAGGATCTCGTCGCCTATCGCGACGAGTCGGGCGAGTTGCACGTGCTGGAAGCACACTGCAAACACCTCGGCGCCCACATCGGTCACGGCGGCAAGGTCATCGGCGACTGCGTCGAGTGCCCCTTCCACGGCTGGCGCTGGGGCCCGGACGGCACCAACCGGTACATCCCCTACCAGCCGGACCGCCCCAACAGAGCGCTGCGGCTGAAGTCGTATCCCGTGCAGGAGCAATACGACTGCGTGTTCATCTGGCATCACCCGGATGGCAAGGAGCCGCAGTGGGAGATGCCGGACATCTTCCGAAAGTTCCCGCAGTTCGAGACGGACCCGGCGGGCTACTACCGGGCATATCCGGAGTTCTCCCGGCGCGCCGAGCGCGAGCCGGTGCATCCGCAGATCGTCGCGGAGAACGCCCCCGACAGCGCCCATTTCGAGTACGTCCACCACGCGACGGTGACGCCGCGGGTGCTGGACTGGAAGATCGTCGACCAGGAATGGCAATTCATCGCGGGCTGGCCGGACGCGCGCAGCGACAATCCGGACGATCTCGCCTTACGGTTCCACAGCCACCTATTCGGTCTCGGCGGGGCGATCAGCGTCTTCGAGGGCGCGCAGAATCATCGCCTGATTTTCACCTGCACGCCGGTCGACGACGAAGTTTCGGACCTCTTCTACTCGATTTGGTGGCCACGCATCCCGGGCGATGACTCCGACGTGCCGCAGGGCAAACTGCGCGACGTGATCGAAAAGCAGTTCCTGTCCACGGTCTTCGACGACCTGCAAATCTGGCGCTACCAGAAGTACGTCGAACATCCGGCATTGTCCAAGGTCGACGCGAAAGGCTATATGGCACTACGAAAATGGGCGACGCAGTTCTACGACGTACCGGCATGA
- a CDS encoding nuclear transport factor 2 family protein has translation MTQAVVSTADELEELRKLKARYCRFLDTKDVESWRGVFTPDVVVTLDMAVSTAGADPMTAPPIEGVDNFVPTVLGGLEGVATMHHCHTPELTLTSATTATGIWAMEDLLIFGDGREMHGAGHYRETYEKTDGSWRIKSLHLTRTVLKISGGDDA, from the coding sequence ATGACGCAAGCGGTTGTCTCGACGGCTGATGAGCTGGAAGAGCTTCGGAAATTGAAGGCGCGGTACTGCCGTTTTCTGGACACCAAAGACGTCGAATCCTGGCGTGGCGTATTCACCCCCGACGTGGTGGTCACCCTGGACATGGCGGTCTCCACCGCCGGCGCGGACCCGATGACCGCACCGCCGATCGAGGGCGTCGACAACTTCGTCCCCACCGTGCTGGGTGGTCTGGAAGGCGTGGCCACCATGCACCATTGCCACACCCCGGAGTTGACCCTCACCTCGGCCACCACCGCCACCGGCATCTGGGCGATGGAGGATCTGCTCATCTTCGGCGACGGCCGCGAGATGCACGGCGCGGGCCATTACCGCGAGACCTACGAGAAGACGGACGGCTCCTGGCGGATCAAGAGCCTGCACCTGACCCGAACGGTCCTGAAGATAAGCGGAGGTGACGATGCCTGA
- a CDS encoding flavin-containing monooxygenase, producing MPEADTSVDVLVIGAGFSGLYMLHRLRQLGIRTRVLEMAENVGGTWLFNRYPGARCDIESIEYSYSFSEEIQQEWVWTESMPAQPEIEAYLNFVADRLDLRRDIAFHTKVVAMEFDEAAAVWLVRTESGESFVTPFVVAASGILSVPLEPDIPGMGTFAGTSLFTSRWPKEGFDLTGKRVGVIGTGSTGVQLIPVVAQQALQLCVFQRSPAYTLPWRVHQFEPGELDEMKGRYGEIREAQRAHPIGAARLSAFSVLLEMLSSPPIKAASREEQLRAIEDNGVMGALNWSDIFFDIEANRMAGQLYGEAVARIVKDPQTAASLVPVHPFACKRPIIDQGYYETFNRDNVTLVDLRKAPIREITPDGIRTETDEYELDVIIYATGFDAMTGALSRIDIQGRDAMSLGEFWATEGPLSYLGLAVAGFPNLFTIQGPGSPSAATNFVAALEQHVEWISDCIAHLRDNGIRTIEALSTAQQEWIDHATALVAPTVLVHPSCNSWYNGGNVPGKKRMYMGYTGGIPEYRRRCDEIAARGYAGFKLA from the coding sequence ATGCCTGAAGCCGATACATCCGTCGATGTACTGGTGATCGGTGCCGGGTTCTCCGGCCTCTACATGCTGCACCGGCTGCGCCAGCTGGGCATTCGTACCCGGGTGCTGGAGATGGCCGAAAACGTCGGCGGCACCTGGCTGTTCAATCGTTACCCCGGTGCGCGATGTGACATCGAAAGTATCGAGTACTCCTACAGCTTCTCCGAAGAGATTCAGCAGGAATGGGTCTGGACGGAGTCGATGCCGGCCCAGCCCGAGATCGAGGCGTACCTGAATTTCGTCGCCGACCGGTTGGACCTGCGTCGCGATATTGCGTTCCACACCAAGGTCGTAGCGATGGAGTTCGACGAAGCGGCCGCGGTGTGGCTGGTGCGCACCGAGTCCGGCGAGTCCTTCGTCACCCCGTTCGTCGTCGCGGCCTCCGGCATCCTGTCGGTGCCGCTGGAGCCCGACATCCCCGGAATGGGGACGTTCGCCGGAACGTCGCTGTTCACCAGCCGCTGGCCCAAGGAGGGCTTCGACCTCACCGGAAAACGGGTCGGCGTGATCGGCACCGGCTCCACCGGGGTTCAGCTCATCCCCGTCGTGGCTCAACAAGCCTTGCAGCTCTGTGTCTTTCAGCGTTCACCCGCATATACCTTGCCCTGGCGCGTGCACCAGTTCGAACCCGGCGAGCTGGACGAGATGAAGGGCCGATACGGCGAGATCCGGGAAGCCCAGCGTGCCCACCCGATCGGGGCGGCGCGGCTGAGCGCCTTTTCCGTGCTGCTGGAAATGCTGAGCAGCCCGCCGATCAAAGCGGCGTCGCGCGAAGAGCAATTGCGTGCCATCGAGGACAACGGTGTGATGGGCGCGCTCAACTGGAGCGACATCTTCTTCGACATCGAAGCCAATCGGATGGCCGGCCAGCTGTACGGCGAGGCGGTGGCCCGCATCGTCAAGGATCCGCAGACGGCGGCATCGTTGGTGCCCGTGCATCCGTTCGCGTGCAAGCGCCCGATCATCGATCAGGGCTACTACGAGACGTTCAACCGGGACAACGTCACGCTCGTCGACCTGCGCAAGGCGCCGATTCGCGAAATAACACCGGACGGTATCCGCACCGAGACCGATGAATACGAGCTCGACGTGATCATCTACGCGACCGGGTTCGACGCGATGACGGGTGCGCTGTCCCGCATCGACATCCAGGGCCGCGACGCGATGTCGCTCGGCGAGTTCTGGGCCACCGAGGGGCCGCTGTCCTACCTCGGGCTGGCGGTCGCCGGCTTCCCGAACCTGTTCACCATCCAGGGCCCGGGCAGCCCGAGTGCGGCCACGAACTTCGTCGCGGCGCTGGAACAACATGTGGAGTGGATCAGCGATTGCATCGCGCATCTGCGCGACAACGGAATCCGCACGATCGAGGCGCTCAGTACCGCACAGCAGGAATGGATCGACCACGCCACCGCGCTCGTCGCACCGACGGTGTTAGTTCACCCATCCTGCAACTCGTGGTACAACGGCGGCAACGTGCCCGGAAAGAAGCGGATGTACATGGGCTATACCGGCGGAATCCCCGAATATCGGCGCCGCTGCGACGAAATCGCCGCCCGCGGATATGCCGGCTTCAAGTTGGCTTAG
- a CDS encoding alpha/beta hydrolase, whose translation MSWATRGFDIGRELGLVLPRTVAGLNESTGWVPASPRGVRQFGEVMLDELVLSGFSLLGGNLTKDIRPLSACTPAAEELSALGIDGAHGAPKPLQVKSIRRHRIGGLAYERMTFEHDPELPATLAAEGLSGPATAVVHLCRHRDRPRPWLIWVHGAGQGGTEDLLLSRIGHIHHTLGFNVAMPVQPGHGCRRREWPAYPDMDPLGNVAGMMRSVSEVRAVVRWAQPQASVLVVSGISMGTPVAALVSHLERDIDAVALYTPILGLNAMIARHLSRWGSARDGFRDLLESPVVAQLTSVIDPLAVDPAPPPQRRLIVGAWHDRMAMREPTDALQERWGGQLYWYDGGHVGHIFSRRVQKVSERFLREVVDEPVSQR comes from the coding sequence ATGTCATGGGCGACGCGCGGGTTTGATATCGGCCGCGAACTGGGCTTGGTGCTGCCGCGCACGGTGGCCGGCCTCAACGAATCAACCGGCTGGGTCCCGGCGTCACCGCGGGGAGTGCGCCAGTTCGGCGAGGTCATGTTGGACGAACTTGTGCTGAGCGGCTTTTCGCTGCTGGGCGGAAACCTGACCAAAGACATCCGGCCGCTCAGCGCGTGCACACCCGCGGCCGAGGAGCTGTCGGCGCTGGGCATCGACGGCGCGCATGGCGCGCCAAAACCCTTGCAGGTGAAGTCGATACGGCGACACCGTATCGGCGGACTGGCATACGAGCGGATGACGTTCGAGCATGACCCGGAGCTGCCGGCGACGCTGGCGGCCGAGGGTCTGAGTGGTCCGGCGACGGCAGTGGTGCACCTGTGCCGCCACCGCGACCGGCCCCGGCCGTGGCTGATCTGGGTGCACGGGGCCGGCCAGGGCGGCACCGAGGATCTGTTGCTGTCTCGCATCGGCCACATCCACCACACGCTGGGGTTCAATGTCGCGATGCCGGTGCAGCCGGGTCACGGGTGCCGGCGCCGCGAATGGCCGGCCTATCCGGACATGGATCCCCTCGGCAACGTCGCGGGCATGATGCGCTCGGTGTCGGAGGTGCGCGCCGTGGTGCGCTGGGCGCAACCGCAAGCCAGCGTCCTTGTGGTGTCCGGCATTTCGATGGGCACCCCGGTCGCCGCGCTGGTGTCGCACCTGGAGCGCGACATCGACGCGGTGGCGCTGTACACCCCGATTCTGGGGCTCAACGCGATGATCGCCCGGCATCTTTCGCGCTGGGGGTCGGCGCGCGATGGATTCCGGGATCTGCTGGAATCCCCGGTGGTGGCGCAATTGACGTCGGTGATCGACCCGCTGGCGGTCGATCCGGCACCGCCGCCGCAGCGCCGGCTCATCGTCGGGGCGTGGCACGATCGCATGGCGATGCGTGAGCCCACCGACGCGTTGCAGGAACGCTGGGGCGGTCAGCTGTATTGGTACGACGGCGGCCACGTCGGCCACATATTCTCCCGTCGCGTGCAAAAGGTTTCCGAGCGATTTCTGCGCGAGGTGGTAGACGAACCGGTATCGCAGCGATGA
- a CDS encoding nuclear transport factor 2 family protein: MTATRTAREVVELYNLVVWNKRDFALAEELIGDTITRHEVGEATVLTHEQAVNRIIDHWAMFETIRFDLNLVVAGDDGEHVAIVYQSPMTLKDGGEVEVASMEIFRVVAGKITEVWNCGYKQGVWS; the protein is encoded by the coding sequence ATGACGGCCACCCGGACGGCGCGCGAAGTCGTCGAGCTCTACAACCTGGTGGTGTGGAACAAACGCGATTTCGCGCTCGCCGAGGAGTTGATCGGAGACACGATCACCCGGCACGAGGTGGGTGAGGCGACAGTGCTCACGCACGAGCAGGCAGTCAACCGCATCATCGATCACTGGGCCATGTTCGAGACCATCCGATTCGACCTGAACCTGGTGGTCGCCGGTGATGACGGCGAACACGTGGCGATCGTCTACCAGTCGCCGATGACGCTCAAGGACGGTGGAGAAGTCGAAGTCGCCAGCATGGAGATCTTCCGCGTCGTCGCCGGAAAGATCACCGAAGTCTGGAATTGTGGCTACAAGCAAGGAGTTTGGAGTTGA